The following are from one region of the Desulfuromonas acetexigens genome:
- a CDS encoding cold-shock protein: MAEGTVKWFNDAKGFGFIEQDNGPDVFVHFSSIQGDGFKSLAEGDRVRFEVTQGQKGPQAANVTRI; the protein is encoded by the coding sequence ATGGCTGAAGGTACTGTAAAGTGGTTCAATGACGCAAAAGGGTTTGGTTTCATCGAGCAGGACAACGGACCCGATGTATTCGTACACTTTTCCTCGATCCAGGGCGACGGCTTCAAATCCCTGGCCGAAGGGGACCGGGTTCGCTTCGAGGTGACTCAAGGGCAGAAAGGCCCCCAGGCCGCCAACGTCACCAGAATCTAA